One segment of Brassica napus cultivar Da-Ae chromosome C3, Da-Ae, whole genome shotgun sequence DNA contains the following:
- the LOC125583509 gene encoding uncharacterized protein LOC125583509: MQRNIRGPPKNLTEKVSIDDSNPEKQVSIGSELPLETKKELVEFLKQNIKTFAWTTSDMKGIDANVTTHKLNVDPTFKPIKQKRRKLGLEKAQAVNDEVDRLTKAGSIREVQYPDWLANPVVVKKKNGKWRICVDFTDLNKACPKDSFPLPHIDRLVEATAGHQLLSFMDAFSGYNQIMMDPEDQEKTAFITERGTYCYKVMPFGLKNAGATYQRLVNKMFAGQLGKTMEVYIDDMLVKSSKGEDHISHLRECFEILNKYDMKLNPAKCTFGVPSGEFLGYLVTERGIEANPKQIATFLEMPSPKTTREVQRLTGRIAALNRFISRSTDKCLPFYKLLKNNKKFLWDEKCEEAFKQLKAYLSEPPILSKPVVGEPLYLYLAVSAAAVSGVLVREEQNEQRPVYYTSKSLIDAETRYPTMEKLALAVVTAARKLRPYFQSHSIIVMTSQPLRTILHSPSQSGRLAKWAIELSEYDIEYRPRAAAKAQVLADFVIELASEHLDQETEVPKWSLYVDGASSRQGSGVGLRLTSSAGETIEQSYRLGFNASNNEAEYEALIAGLKLALSLGIRELNAYSDSQLVASQFHGEYETRDERMGAYLEVVLNLTKQFDKFELTRIPRGENSSADALAALASTSDPLVKRIIPVEGIEKPSIDIATKAEMDSKPKEKIEDNSLPTVATQVFTTFWFPKTRTRSFRKHTSRKATQNPENNDKSEGTHRSSDSLEPNSTSTSGGTIQTSEPLVYKVQTRSRTALKNASRNATQTTGDNEEIGDIPQNPEPTPTNISGGTTAPGPEQESPSSLHNKVVGREDWRIPIMDYILEGKIPPNKWEARKLKALAARYCIIESALHKRSVSGPYLKCVHGLVAMKLMKEMHDGSCGNHSGGRALAIRIKRQGYFWPTIIADCEVYSSSCDKCQRHAPIIHQPAEKLSNISAPYPFMRWSMDIIGPLVPSGKGKKLLNLLVLTDYFTKWIEAEAFQQINRFEVEGFVWKNIVCRHGVPYEIVTDNGGQFISHDFKSFCDKWNIRLTFSSPRRPQGNGQAEAANKSVLANLKKRLGAQKELWSEKLPEVLWACRTTPRKATEETPFSLAYGMEAVVPAETTAGSLRRELCTSNPAANNQLLMDSLDLIEERRDQALLRIQNYQQAMARHYNSKVRPRQFAVGDLVLRKVFEGTKEPGAGKLGTNWEGPYRIIHIVRPGVYKLQKVRTGVPEIRSWNATNLKRYYH, translated from the coding sequence ATGCAACGAAATATCCGAGGTCCCCCTAAGAACCTCACCGAAAAAGTTAGCATCGACGACTCAAATCCTGAGAAACAGGTGAGCATCGGATCCGAGCTACCTCTCGAAACCAAAAAGGAGCTCGTCGAATTCCTAAAACAGAATATCAAAACCTTTGCATGGACCACCAGCGACATGAAAGGCATAGATGCAAATGTCACCACTCATAAGCTCAATGTAGACCCTACTTTTAAACCGATCAAACAGAAACGTCGTAagctaggtctagaaaaagccCAAGCTGTCAACGACGAGGTCGATCGACTAACAAAGGCCGGGTCCATCCGAGAGGTACAATACCCCGATTGGCTAGCTAACCCAGTGGtagtaaaaaagaagaatgggAAATGGAGAATCTGTGTAGACTTCACCGATTTAAACAAAGCCTGTCCTAAGGACAGCTTCCCGTTACCTCATATCGATCGTTTGGTCGAAGCAACGGCTGGACACCAGCTCTTGTCCTTTATGGATGCCTTTTCAGGatataaccagattatgatggaTCCTGAGGATCAAGAGAAAACCGCATTCATAACTGAACGAGGAACCTATTGTTACAAGGTCATGCCGTTTGGTTTGAAAAACGCGGGAGCTACCTATCAAAGgttagtaaataaaatgttcgctggacaactcggaaaaaccatggaagtctacatcgacgacatgttagTCAAATCCTCAAAGGGGGAGGACCACATCTCCCATCTAAGAGAATGTTTCGAAATCCTCAACAAATACGACATGAAGCTAAACCCAGCTAAGTGTACCTTCGGAGTACCTTCCGGCGAATTCCTAGGTTACCTCGTAACCGAAAGAGGCATCGAAGCCAACCCGAAACAAATAGCGACATTCCTGGAAATGCCATCACCTAAAACGACCAGAGAGGTACAAAGATTGACCGGACGGATCGCAGCACTAAATCGATTCATCTCCAGGTCCACCGATAAATGCCTTCCATTCTATAAACTtctgaaaaataataagaagttCTTATGGGATGAAAAGTGCGAAGAAGCCTTCAAACAGCTGAAGGCTTACCTCTCGGAACCTCCGATACTATCCAAACCTGTAGTAGGAGAACCACTGTACCTGTACCTCGCCGTGTCGGCAGCTGCAGTCAGCGGAGtgctagtacgagaggaacaaaACGAACAGAGACCTGTCTATTATACTAGCAAAAGCTTAATAGACGCCGAGACGAGATATCCCACCATGGAAAAACTAGCCCTAGCAGTCGTGACAGCTGCCAGGAAGCTGCGACCTTATTTCCAATCGCACTCGATCATCGTAATGACCTCACAACCATTACGgacgattctgcatagcccTAGCCAATCCGGACGATTAGCAAAATGGGCTATAGAGCTCAGCGAGTACGACATCGAGTACAGACCCCGAGCAGCAGCAAAAGCTCAGGTCCTCGCCGATTTCGTTATTGAGCTAGCATCCGAACATCTAGACCAGGAAACAGAGGTTCCGAAATGGAGCCTATACGTGGACGGAGCCTCGTCAAGGCAAGGCTCCGGTGTCGGTTTAAGACTAACCTCCTCAGCCGGAGAAACCATCGAACAATCCTATAGACTTGGATTTAACGCTTCCAACAACGAGGCCGAGTACGAAGCACTAATCGCTGGATTAAAGCTCGCCCTGAGCCTCGGAATTCGGGAGCTAAACGCCTACAGCGACTCGCAGCTGGTAGCTAGCCAGTTTCACGGGGAATACGAAACAAGGGACGAAAGAATGGGGGCATACCTCGAGGTCGTCCTAAACCTCACAAAGCAGTTTGACAAGTTCGAGCTAACGAGGATCCCACGAGGGGAGAACTCCTCAGCAGACGCGCTCGCCGCATTAGCTTCCACATCCGACCCTCTCGTAAAACGAATTATACCCGTGGAAGGAATCGAGAAGCCAAGTATCGACATAGCTACCAAGGCTGAGATGGATAGCAAAccaaaggaaaaaatagaggatAACAGCCTCCCGACGGTAGCTACCCAAGTTTTCACGACATTCTGGTTCCCGAAAACTAGAACACGCAGCTTTAGAAAGCACACCTCCAGGAAAGCAACCCAGAACCCGGAAAACAACGACAAAAGTGAAGGTACTCACCGAAGTTCAGACTCCCTAGAGCCTAACTCTACGAGTACCTCCGGGGGCACCATCCAGACCTCGGAGCCACTTGTCTATAAAGTCCAAACAAGAAGCCGCACCGCTCTTAAAAACGCATCTAGGAACGCTACACAAACCACAGGGGATAACGAGGAAATTGGAGATATTCCTCAGAACCCAGAACCTACTCCAACGAATATCTCCGGGGGCACCACGGCACCAGGTCCCGAACAGGAATCTCCCTCCtctcttcacaacaaagttgtaGGGAGAGAAGACTGGAGAATACCGATCATGGATTACATCCTAGAGGGAAAAATTCCACCCAACAAGTGGGAGGCTCGAAAACTCAAAGCTTTAGCAGCAAGATACTGTATAATCGAGTCAGCCCTCCACAAACGAAGTGTCTCCGGACCTTACCTAAAATGCGTTCACGGCCTAGTAGCTATGAAACTCATGAAGGAAATGCACGACGGTTCCTGTGGAAACCATTCCGGAGGCAGAGCCTTAGCCATCCGAATAAAAAGACAAGGCTACTTCTGGCCTACCATTATCGCAGATTGTGAGGTCTACTCCTCATCGTGCgacaaatgccaaaggcatgcaccGATCATACACCAACCAGCGGAAAAGCTGTCTAACATATCAGCTCCCTACCCATTCATGAGGTGGTCTATGGACATTATAGGTCCATTAGTACCTTCAGGGAAAGGAAAGAAGTTACTAAACCTCCTGGTCCTAACCGACTACTTCACGAAATGGATTGAAGCTGAAGCTTTCCAACAAATAAACAGATTCGAGGTCGAAGGATTTGTTTGGAAAAACATCGTATGCAGGCATGGCGTCccatacgaaatcgtaaccgacaaTGGAGGACAGTTCATATCCCACGACTTCAAAAGTTTCTGCGATAAATGGAACATCCGCCTCACCTTCTCATCACCTCGGCGACCTCAAGGGAACGGACAGGCGGAGGCTGCCAACAAATCAGTTTTAGCAAACCTCAAGAAACGCCTAGGAGCCCAAAAGGAGCTTTGGTCGGAAAAACTACCCGAAGTACTATGGGCCTGCCGAACCACCCCACGAAAAGCTACAGAGGAAACTCCCTTCTCCTTAGCTTATGGGATGGAAGCTGTCGTCCCAGCAGAAACCACCGCAGGTAGCCTCAGACGGGAGCTCTGCACCTCAAATCCCGCAGCTAATAACCAGCTCCTGATGGATAGCCTCGACTTGATCGAGGAAAGACGAGACCAAGCCTTGCTTCGCATTCAAAATTATCAGCAAGCAATGGCACGACACTACAATTCCAAAGTAAGGCCCCGACAGTTCGCCGTAGGGGACCTAGTGCTTAGGAAAGTGTTCGAAGGAACAAAGGAACCGGGAGCTGGAAAGTTAGGaaccaactgggaaggaccctaccgAATTATCCACATAGTACGACCCGGAGTTTACAAACTCCAGAAGGTACGAACCGGGGTACCTGAAATCCGATCGTGGAATGCCACGAACCTCAAAAGATACTATCATTAG